ATCGGCCCGACCTTGCTCCAGTGCACCGCATCCATGGACACGCCGAAGGCGGCGAAGCCGATCACCGCACCGACGATCGAGTGGGTGGTCGAGACCGGCCAGCCGCGGGTCGAGGCCACCAGCAGCCAGGTACCGGCCGCCAGCAGCGCCGACATCATGCCCAGCACCATCAGCTCGGGGCTGATTATCGAGGCGTCGACGATGCCGCTCTTGATGGTTTCGGTAACCTGGCCACCGGCCAGGTAGGCGCCGCAGAACTCGAAGACCATGGCGATGAGGATCGCCTGCTTGATGGTCAGGGCGCGGGAGCCCACCGAGGTGCCCATGGCGTTGGCGACGTCGTTGGCGCCCACGCCCCAGGCCATGAAGAAGCCGAACAGGCAGGCGAGCAACAGCAGTACGAGACCGTAGTCCGCAATCAGAGACATAAGTTAAGTTCCGTTGATCCCAGAAAGGACACTGGCGCTTAGCGCGCCAGCAGTTGTTCCAGTCGGTTGCCCACTCGTTGGGCGCGGTCGGCTACATCGCCGATCCAGTCGATGATCTGGTAGAGAAACATCACATCGACGGGAGGAAGTTCCTTCTCCAGTTTGAACAGCTGGCGGCGCACGTCGATCTGCAGGCTGTCGGTGTCCTGCTCGATGACACCGAGTTCCTCGATCAGGGTTTCCACCAGCACCGCCTCGCGGCCGGCGAATCCGGTCTCCAGCAGCTCGTCCAGCTCGTTCATGGCCTTCAGCGCCTGGGCGCTGGCGTCCACGGTGCGCTGCACGTAGCTGCGCATGATCGGCTGCAGGGCCTGAGGAATCATCATCTCGCGGCCCAGCATCAACCCGGCGATGTCCTTGGCGCGGTTGGCGACTTTGTCCTGTACACTCAGCAGCTCGAGCAGATCCGAGCGCGGCACCGGCAGAAACAGGCTCTTGGGCAGGTGCAGACGCACGCTTTTCTTGAGTTTGTCGGCTTCGTGTTCCAGACGCGCCATATCCTGTTGCACCTGCTCCACTTTGGCCCAGTCCTCGGCCATCACGGCCTCGAAGAAGGGCACAAGGTTCGCCGCACACTCGTGGGCCTTGGCAATGTGCTGCTGCATCGGCCCGATGGGCGAACGCCCGAACAGGCTGACAAAGGGATTGACTGGCATAGGGTGAACCCTGGTCTTTTCGAAAGGCGGCAAGTATACGGATCGCTCCCGGTGCCCGCCATCGCAGGTCATCGCACCGTCACAAATTTATAGTAGGCGCTTAAGTTCCCCACCATGGTCAAAGAAACCGAAATCAAATTGCGGGTCAGCCGCGAAACCCTGGCCGCCCTGCGCGAACATCCGCTGCTGAAGAAGCGCAACAAGAGCGGCTGGGAGCAGCGCGAGCTGTTCAATCAGTACTACGACACCCCGCAACGGGACCTGGCCCAGGCCAAGGTCGCGCTGCGCCTGCGCCGCGACGGCGAGCAGTTCATCCAGACCCTGAAGACCCGCGGTCAGAGCGTCGCCGGACTTTCCGAGCGCAACGAATGGGACTGGTACCTGAGCGAAGCCGCGCTGGACCTGCCGCAGCTCGATGACAGCTGCTGGCCGGCGAACCTGGCCGAACTGGACAAGCAGCAGCTCAAGCCGATCTTCAGCACCGACTTCGTGCGCCAGCGCGCCGAAATCGCCTGGGGCCGCGGCAAGGCCAAGGTGGTGATCGAGGTCGCCCTGGACCTCGGCCAGGTCATCGCCGGCGAGCAGCAGGAGGAAATCTGCGAGCTGGAACTGGAGCTGCGCCAGGGTGAGCCTGCGGCGCTGCTGGAACTGGCTGCCGAGCTGGCCGCCGATCTGCCCCTGATGCCCTGCGACATCAGCAAGGCCGAGCGCGGCTATCGCCTGTTCGACTCCAGCAGCTATGCCCTTAGCCTGGCTGCCCCGCCACTGGCCGCGGAAACCAGCCTGGACGACGGTTTCGCCGCCCTGGCCTGGCACCTGCTGGGCAGCACCCAGCGCCTGGCCGAACAGTACCGCTTCAATGGCCACTGGCGCCTGCTGGTCGACTGGCTGGACCAGCTGATCGACCTGCGCGCGCTGCTCGGCAGCCTCGGCCAGGCCGCGCCGCGGGTCAGCAGCCGCGAATTGCGTGAAAGCCTCGACGCCCTGCTGCTGGACTGGCGTCCGCGCGTGCAGGCCGGCCACGATGACGAGGTCGTGCGGCAGAACGCGCCGGCCCAGTTCGCCGCCGAACTCGGCCAGACCCGCTGGGGACAGTTCTCCCTGCACGCCTCGCACTGGCTGCTGACCCGCAGCTGGACCGCCGAACGCAACAACCGCGGCAACCGCCAGGGCGCCGCGCCCCTGGGCAACTGGCTGCCGACCCTGCTGGCCGAGGAAGGCGCCGCCCTGCAGCTCAAGCGCTACCAGCAGCAACCGGAAGACCTCGGCGAGCAGCTGCCGCGCATCGAGCGGCTGCAGGCCTGGCTGCGCCTGGCCAGGGCGCTCCTGGATGTCCCGGAAGTCGACCGCCTCTATGGTGAGCTGCTCAAGCTGGGCGACCTGGCCCGGCAGGCGCGCAGCGAGGAGACATTGGAAGCACGTCGCAGCCAGGCCCATACTGTGGCAACGTTGAAGGCCTGGAAGCTGCTGGTGAGGTGACCGAGCTTGCCCGCGGAGCGCACCACGCTCCGCGCGCTGAAGCTCGATGGAGTCGGCAGACAAGCGCCGCGCCGCACGGCACACTGACTGCTTCGCGCCGCACGCCACGACTGCAGGGAGTTCTATGTCCTCGTTAGCCTCGCCCACCCAGGATCGCCCACTGGAGCTCAACGACCTGCTGCGTGAACTGG
The genomic region above belongs to Pseudomonas benzenivorans and contains:
- a CDS encoding TIGR00153 family protein; translated protein: MPVNPFVSLFGRSPIGPMQQHIAKAHECAANLVPFFEAVMAEDWAKVEQVQQDMARLEHEADKLKKSVRLHLPKSLFLPVPRSDLLELLSVQDKVANRAKDIAGLMLGREMMIPQALQPIMRSYVQRTVDASAQALKAMNELDELLETGFAGREAVLVETLIEELGVIEQDTDSLQIDVRRQLFKLEKELPPVDVMFLYQIIDWIGDVADRAQRVGNRLEQLLAR
- a CDS encoding CYTH domain-containing protein is translated as MVKETEIKLRVSRETLAALREHPLLKKRNKSGWEQRELFNQYYDTPQRDLAQAKVALRLRRDGEQFIQTLKTRGQSVAGLSERNEWDWYLSEAALDLPQLDDSCWPANLAELDKQQLKPIFSTDFVRQRAEIAWGRGKAKVVIEVALDLGQVIAGEQQEEICELELELRQGEPAALLELAAELAADLPLMPCDISKAERGYRLFDSSSYALSLAAPPLAAETSLDDGFAALAWHLLGSTQRLAEQYRFNGHWRLLVDWLDQLIDLRALLGSLGQAAPRVSSRELRESLDALLLDWRPRVQAGHDDEVVRQNAPAQFAAELGQTRWGQFSLHASHWLLTRSWTAERNNRGNRQGAAPLGNWLPTLLAEEGAALQLKRYQQQPEDLGEQLPRIERLQAWLRLARALLDVPEVDRLYGELLKLGDLARQARSEETLEARRSQAHTVATLKAWKLLVR